A single window of Dermacentor albipictus isolate Rhodes 1998 colony chromosome 1, USDA_Dalb.pri_finalv2, whole genome shotgun sequence DNA harbors:
- the LOC135916566 gene encoding gamma-aminobutyric acid receptor-associated protein-like 2 isoform X1, which produces MRRAGATAEDGIRFRFKQQYTPEEARGGRYPPEVPTTYSFHGSEPCAKAGPASSSLPQVIVERAPNSHVPSIDKQKFLVPNDITVAQFMWIVRKRIHLSPEKALFVFVGRLMPQSSLSMGDLYATYHDEDGFLYLAYSGENTFGGLRSGASVPLQT; this is translated from the exons ATGCGACGGGCGGGAGCCACGGCTGAGGACGGCATACGGTTCCGCTTCAAGCAGCAGTACACGCCAG aGGAAGCAAGAGGCGGACGCTATCCTCCAGAAGTACCCACAACGTATTCCT TCCACGGCTCCGAGCCTTGCGCGAAAGCGGGCCCAGCCTCTTCCTCTCTCCCCCAGGTGATCGTCGAGCGGGCACCCAACTCGCACGTTCCTTCCATAGACAAGCAGAAGTTCCTGGTGCCCAATGACATCACGGTGGCGCAGTTTATGTGGATCGTGCGCAAGCGCATCCATCTCTCGCCGGAGAAGGCACTCTTCGTCTTCGTTGGCCGGCTTATGCCCCAATCTAG CCTCAGCATGGGAGACCTATACGCCACGTACCACGACGAAGACGGCTTCCTCTACCTCGCCTACAGCGGCGAAAACACGTTCGGCGGCCTACGCTCCGGAGCAAGTGTGCCCCTACAGACTTGA
- the LOC135916566 gene encoding gamma-aminobutyric acid receptor-associated protein-like 2 isoform X2: MRRAGATAEDGIRFRFKQQYTPEQRKQEADAILQKYPQRIPVIVERAPNSHVPSIDKQKFLVPNDITVAQFMWIVRKRIHLSPEKALFVFVGRLMPQSSLSMGDLYATYHDEDGFLYLAYSGENTFGGLRSGASVPLQT; this comes from the exons ATGCGACGGGCGGGAGCCACGGCTGAGGACGGCATACGGTTCCGCTTCAAGCAGCAGTACACGCCAG agcagaGGAAGCAAGAGGCGGACGCTATCCTCCAGAAGTACCCACAACGTATTCCT GTGATCGTCGAGCGGGCACCCAACTCGCACGTTCCTTCCATAGACAAGCAGAAGTTCCTGGTGCCCAATGACATCACGGTGGCGCAGTTTATGTGGATCGTGCGCAAGCGCATCCATCTCTCGCCGGAGAAGGCACTCTTCGTCTTCGTTGGCCGGCTTATGCCCCAATCTAG CCTCAGCATGGGAGACCTATACGCCACGTACCACGACGAAGACGGCTTCCTCTACCTCGCCTACAGCGGCGAAAACACGTTCGGCGGCCTACGCTCCGGAGCAAGTGTGCCCCTACAGACTTGA